The Cucurbita pepo subsp. pepo cultivar mu-cu-16 chromosome LG15, ASM280686v2, whole genome shotgun sequence genome contains the following window.
AAAGCTTGTGGATGGTTAAAATGTGGCTTGAtgaatattctttcttttagaGATCACCTTGAGGAATATACAAGTGACTACACTGCACAGGTCTTAGTAGGATACTGCGTTGTATACATCTTTATGCAAACCTTCATGATACCTGGAACTGTTTTCATGTCACTGCTGGCTGGAGCCCTTTTCGGGGTCTTCAAGGGCGTTGCTCTCGTCGTCTTCACCGCTACAGCCGGAGCTTCCTCTTGCTATTTCCTCTCGAAGATGATCGGGAAGCCCCTCGCCTTTACTCTTTGGCCTGACAAGGTGAAGTTCTTTCAAGATCAGGTAAGTTTCATATCCCCATCTCTTTCGTAGTCGATTCTATAAGGTTTTTTCGATGTTGAATCGATTCCTCTCTCAGGTTTCTAGGAGAAGGGAAGGGCTGTTGAACTACATGCTTTTTCTAAGATTGACTCCTACCTTGCCAAATACGTTTATCAATGTTGCATCTCCGATCGTCGATGTGCCTTACCATACCTTCTTCTTTGCTACCGTCGTTGGTCTCATCCCGGCTGCCTACGTTACAGTCAAGGTAATCACTTCTCCATTTCCATTGTTTGTCTTTGTGTTGCTCGTAGCTCATTGTCATGGGTTTCTAGAGAGGGATGATCTGTGATCCGACATTGGTTAGATAGGGGAACGATCCCTTCCTTAttagggtgtagaaacctctccctagtagacacgttttaaaaacttcagtGGGCTTGGCTTGTTACAAacggtattagagccagacatcggccTGTGTGCCAGCGGGACGCTAGctcccaagaggggtggattgtaagatcctacaccggttgaagagggaaaggaaacattctttataagggtgtggaaacctgtcCCTAATTACATAGTTCGGAAATGCATTTAGAAGCATACTTGACATTCTTaggtgagtgagtgagtgaagAACTAATGTTGATTTGGCTGTTTGCTTCTCAGCTCATATATTGATGTTTCTAAAGTGTATATTGAGTGACTCGAACATCTCGAATTGTATGACAGGCTGGGCTGACGCTCGGAGAATTACAATCGGTTGGTGATCTTTACGACTTCAACTCGATTGCCACATTGTTTCTGATCGGAATTGTGTCAGTGACCCCGACATTAGTTGGCAAGAGTAAAGCATAGGATCCTATGGCGTAACGCTTGAGCGAATTTGCAGCCTCGTTCCTTGTACAGGTATAGCGTAATCACCCGAACAAGCCATTGAAGGTGATTATGGATCTCGTTTGGTGTCGAACATAATGTGGATGTCGGGTTTGGAGGATTGGGAGAAGGGTCAGAGTTATTAAATTTGGATAATTGTATTTGATTGACcagaaaaatgataaaaggAATGATCATATTCATTTGATTCCccagaaaattataaaatggaaGATCATATTCATTtgtgaatattttgtttatattctGGGAAATTTGTAATATCTTTTGAATATCCGATTTCTCGATCAAATGTAAATATCTTCATctagttgagttatgctcgtgaaaaagttgaaagtaatccataaaaagatattataaaGTGcgtaattaaattacatattttttttaaatatagcctaaagtttataattttttttaaagattaacTATATGACAAAAATATgtcactttttttaatattatatttgaaaaaataaaaaattgggaccttttgaaaaatattttttaagaggTTAGTTGTCCAGCTTTCTCGATTTGGTTTGGCTTCAATTAGCTTCGTTGTCCCGTTTTAATCACTAGAGGAGATATTCGAATCATTTTTAGCTAGAGAAGATGAGACGCTAAAAATGAAAGTGTTCAGAACGCATACCGAAAAGATACCAATGAAGTCGACCATTAATGACTAGTTCAAAGACCAGCAGCGGATCAAATAAGGGACTGTtcttagaaaatgaaagaaaagcaaaCTCTCATAGTTCTCCGCCCAGCTCCAACTACTTCTTGAGGTGAGGTACTTATTTCGATTTGAAAAGGGGTCGCCctttttttggttgaagtAGCCACTACTTTGGTCGTAGTCAGTTTAAACACATAAATTCAGTCCACTTACAGTACAAGCTATTGTTTTGgacaattaataatattaacacTGTTTATATCTGATTTTAGGATAATTAAGTAATGTTCGCTCCATGAATAGACTATGTTCGGTAATATCATAAGTGAACATGAATTTTAGTTGAGTTAAACCTAGGAACGATAAGTTAAAATGAGCTTAGGAGTTCCAAGTTGAAACAAAAGCTTTAGGCGGACTTACTGTTAGAACACCTACAAGTTAcgaatgaaaaatgaatatcTAGTAACCGTAACCTTATTGGATGTTATGTTATTATGGTGAAGTATTTGTTTCGTTTACATTTATGTCTTATACATAAGATACTATAACGTACCTTGTATGAAATACCACGAATATGTAAAGCACATCTCATAGGGAATTCATGTCATGATAAGTACGGAAGTACTAAGTGTATCATTACACATGACCATAATTTTAAGATGAGACCTCATACATATCGTATGTCATATGAGCCTGAATTACATCAATTGCTCGAGCATAGTGTCAGGCCTATgaagtgggttattttaaatttattaattaattaaaaataaaaaaaaaagttaaattgaTAATGTCTCGTAACTTAGGAGTTGTGATGTTGAAATTTCCCCAACTAAAATATTTGGTGGTAATTTAGGATTTGACGTCGAAATTTTCctaataaatagaatattttaaaatagaaatcagagtttttttttattattattattatgggaCTTTACATTACACCAACAAGTCACGTGCATTTTATTTCCTCCTGAAATGACACGTCCACAAATCACGTGCCACTTCTCCCTCAATTCTTCCTCTCCTATATCCGCGAAACCTCCATCAAACCAATTTCTTCCATTAAAACGCCGCAACCAGAGCCGGCGCCGGCGCCGGAGCCACCGCCATCGCTTCCTCCTCATCGTCTTCTACCAGCCACAAGAAATGAGCGTAATATCCTATCACCAAACTtcacaaacaaattcaaacattCAGAGTCTTCCAGTTCATGAAATTAGGGCTAAACTGCTCGATCCAGATATCGAAAATTACCAGTCGTTAGGGGAGGCACACACGGCACGATCGAAGTAATATTGAGCTCTTCGCTTGTCTCTTTGAGTATCCCATACTAATTTACCGTATAGAGCCAGCAATTCTCCGTCTCTTGGACTTGCCAGTATTGCTCTGCTGTAGCATTCCTCTGCTCGTTTACTATCTTTCTCAACCTTTACAtcatcaatcaaatcaaagaaattaaagtgTAATATTCCATTAGATTTCAGGATTTCAGGATTTCAGGATTTCAGGATTTCAGATCAAAGCAGACTTTCAATTTGATAATTCTAGACTTGGATTACCTCGTGTAAGAATTTTCCGTAGTTTCTCAATATCAGAGCGTCGCTAGGGTTCGATTTCAGCATCTCTTCGTAGTACGCTCTGATCTTACTAGATTCACTACTTCCATCCGTAAATTTATCTGCTACAAAATCACCGCCATCGCCGCTTACGATTCCGGAATTTAGAAATTCAGTGTCCGCAAATGAACCACGGTGAAATTCATCCTGGTTCAGAAACTCATCCTCTGGTATTTCGGAAGGAACGGACCAATATCGAGATCTGAATCCACCGAATTGATCATACGGACTCGAAACCTCGTGGAGAGATCGCGATATGTCGCTCTCCGATGCCGCTCTTCGAATACCACTCCAGTTCTTTCCTCTGCGATGATTGATCTCAAAATGCAGAGAGATCTTCGGAGATGAAATGGAACTGTTCTGGCCGGAGAGAGCTCCATACAACGGTTTGTAATTGGAGAAGGACGAAGAAGCGGCGACGGCCGACGAGAGGACGGGAACGGAAACGGTTCTGATGAGAGCGGATTCCATAGCTGC
Protein-coding sequences here:
- the LOC111811867 gene encoding uncharacterized protein LOC111811867, whose product is MESALIRTVSVPVLSSAVAASSSFSNYKPLYGALSGQNSSISSPKISLHFEINHRRGKNWSGIRRAASESDISRSLHEVSSPYDQFGGFRSRYWSVPSEIPEDEFLNQDEFHRGSFADTEFLNSGIVSGDGGDFVADKFTDGSSESSKIRAYYEEMLKSNPSDALILRNYGKFLHEVEKDSKRAEECYSRAILASPRDGELLALYGKLVWDTQRDKRRAQYYFDRAVCASPNDCLVIGYYAHFLWLVEDDEEEAMAVAPAPAPALVAAF
- the LOC111811119 gene encoding uncharacterized membrane protein At4g09580, which translates into the protein MEKKGEKNVGENMSKFQLSFWDLAVFSTVVIAFLFGLLCVYLTMPASDYSFLKLPRNLQDLQILRDHLEEYTSDYTAQVLVGYCVVYIFMQTFMIPGTVFMSLLAGALFGVFKGVALVVFTATAGASSCYFLSKMIGKPLAFTLWPDKVKFFQDQVSRRREGLLNYMLFLRLTPTLPNTFINVASPIVDVPYHTFFFATVVGLIPAAYVTVKAGLTLGELQSVGDLYDFNSIATLFLIGIVSVTPTLVGKSKA